A window of Streptomyces sp. DG1A-41 contains these coding sequences:
- a CDS encoding TrkA family potassium uptake protein translates to MVNKLHALRRRHRKRPTETDARGGDQRVAVIGLGRFGSSLASELMRRGWDVLGIDTDARLVQKYNDGLTHAAVADCTDPEVLRQLGVHEFTSAVVAIGTDIEASILVSSNLLEAEVPNIWAKAISRQHGQILERLGVHHVVLPEHEMGERVAHLVTGRMLDFIEFDDDYALVKTVAPDIATGMPLGQSQVRSRYGITVVGIKRPGEGFTYATAETVVQKGDVIVVTGKTRAVESFAELS, encoded by the coding sequence TTGGTTAACAAGCTGCACGCCCTGCGCCGTCGCCACCGCAAGCGTCCGACGGAGACCGACGCCCGTGGCGGTGACCAGCGCGTCGCCGTCATCGGGCTCGGCCGCTTCGGCTCCTCGCTGGCCAGCGAGCTGATGCGGCGCGGCTGGGACGTCCTCGGCATCGACACCGACGCCCGACTTGTCCAGAAGTACAACGACGGGCTCACCCACGCCGCCGTCGCCGACTGCACTGATCCGGAGGTGCTTCGCCAGCTCGGCGTGCACGAGTTCACCAGCGCTGTCGTCGCCATCGGCACCGACATCGAGGCGTCCATCCTGGTCAGTTCCAACCTGCTGGAGGCCGAGGTGCCCAACATCTGGGCCAAGGCCATCAGCCGCCAGCACGGCCAGATCCTCGAACGCCTCGGTGTGCACCATGTCGTCCTGCCCGAGCACGAGATGGGTGAGCGCGTCGCCCACCTGGTCACCGGCCGGATGCTGGACTTCATCGAGTTCGACGACGACTACGCGCTGGTGAAAACCGTCGCCCCGGACATCGCCACCGGCATGCCGCTCGGCCAGAGCCAGGTCCGCAGCAGGTACGGCATCACCGTGGTCGGCATCAAGCGGCCGGGAGAGGGCTTCACCTACGCCACCGCCGAGACGGTCGTCCAGAAGGGCGACGTCATCGTCGTCACCGGCAAGACCCGCGCGGTGGAGTCGTTCGCCGAGCTCAGCTGA
- a CDS encoding site-2 protease family protein → MNSSVRMGRVLGVPLRIHWTVPLLVMLFGYSLGSQTLPARIPGQPDATYTVAGLAGALLLLASLLAHEAAHAVTARRKGVQVQSITLWALGGMTRMGKPRTAGTTFLIAVSGPLTSLVVGAVALGAGIGLETLSGWAVPAAVLLWLGWVNLVLAVFNLLPAAPLDGGRVVQALTWWRTGDQDRAERAAARGGQVLGILLVGVGWIAVLRGALSGLWLAVIGFFVVIIASAEHRSARLAPALRGLRAADAMSSPVETCQDWLTVQRCLDDVAVRTRHSTMALIDFEGRPSGLLHLPRLARIPAPQRETLRVRDVATPWVRCTTCAPDDLLVEVLERLSPGRGLPILVTDGHHLAGIITAHDISRLVQRHTPGGTEGP, encoded by the coding sequence ATGAACAGCTCGGTACGGATGGGACGCGTTCTCGGGGTGCCGCTGCGCATCCACTGGACCGTGCCCCTGCTCGTGATGCTCTTCGGCTACAGCCTGGGAAGCCAGACCCTCCCGGCCAGGATCCCGGGCCAGCCCGACGCCACCTACACGGTCGCCGGCCTGGCCGGGGCCCTGCTCCTCCTAGCGAGCCTGCTGGCCCACGAGGCCGCCCACGCGGTGACCGCCCGCAGGAAGGGCGTCCAGGTCCAGAGCATCACCCTGTGGGCCTTGGGCGGAATGACCAGAATGGGCAAGCCACGCACGGCCGGCACGACCTTCCTGATCGCCGTCAGCGGGCCGCTCACCAGCCTGGTCGTCGGTGCGGTGGCGCTCGGGGCTGGCATCGGGCTGGAGACGTTGTCCGGCTGGGCCGTGCCCGCAGCCGTCCTGCTCTGGCTCGGTTGGGTGAACCTCGTCCTGGCCGTGTTCAATCTGCTGCCGGCCGCCCCACTGGATGGAGGGCGGGTGGTGCAGGCGCTGACGTGGTGGCGGACCGGAGACCAGGACCGCGCCGAGCGAGCGGCCGCCCGCGGCGGGCAGGTCCTCGGCATCCTGCTCGTCGGCGTCGGGTGGATCGCTGTGCTGCGCGGCGCCCTGAGTGGACTGTGGCTGGCGGTCATCGGCTTCTTCGTCGTGATCATCGCCAGCGCGGAACACCGGAGCGCGAGGCTGGCCCCCGCCCTGCGCGGACTGCGGGCGGCCGATGCCATGTCGAGTCCGGTGGAGACGTGCCAGGACTGGCTGACCGTGCAACGCTGCCTCGATGACGTGGCCGTGCGCACCCGCCACTCGACCATGGCCCTGATCGACTTCGAGGGACGCCCCAGCGGCCTGCTCCACCTCCCCCGGCTCGCGAGGATTCCTGCCCCGCAGCGGGAGACCCTGCGCGTGCGTGACGTGGCGACCCCTTGGGTGCGGTGCACCACCTGCGCTCCGGACGACCTGCTGGTGGAGGTGCTCGAAAGGCTCTCCCCCGGCCGCGGCCTGCCCATCCTCGTCACCGACGGGCACCACCTGGCCGGCATCATCACCGCGCACGACATCTCCCGGCTCGTCCAGCGCCACACGCCTGGCGGAACGGAGGGCCCGTAA
- a CDS encoding FtsX-like permease family protein, with amino-acid sequence MRAPDRTTWALTWRLTRAGGRTGLLTTGLAVAAAAVSTALLLLCVAMNLGFQHRSDRTDWRNPVESSRPVAVEAVGTTFTRGVPVTVVDVARLPGRTAPAPPGLDRFPAPGELWVSPALGALLDRLPADRHPVPGTPTGTLGRAALAHPGELVAVIGHRSTDQAVTAPRAPDPRRVGDIASPTRVASFTGAPLTDGMGRMYEFLARLATVLVIVPLLVLGASAARLSVSRRDQRLAALRLIGATPGRITGLAAAEALLTGTAGALLGAVGYAVLLPVAASLPLAGGAWYTADLWIGALPLLAVTAGVVALVVVSALAGLRQVVVGPLGVARRSRSRGASAVRAVVFVAVVAGYGWITKKYGSGDSMALYAFAAIFLALAVIGPWVVRLLGRIVTALAKRPATLLAGRRLLDDPKAAWQIVSGLTLAGFVAGFFALLTLDAAPPWGGRPDQLATAVPVNKVTQVRTLAEQRLHAAGVTAVIGVDDGLVAQAPYDSRQVTATVSGGPAELDRARTALTGLTPDQYPLTTTDVNWSEARFTRDFTTLTRVVLVVTFTVAITSAGITAASSVLDRRRTYGLLHLAGTPLRVLDAARNRETLIPVTVLAGGAVATGLLCGGSITLAGGDSSFDARGLIVLAACCAAGFAGILTAAGLSRPLLRAVTRQAGARGE; translated from the coding sequence ATGAGGGCACCGGACCGCACCACCTGGGCGCTGACCTGGCGGCTGACCCGGGCCGGCGGCCGCACCGGCCTGCTCACCACCGGGCTCGCGGTCGCGGCGGCGGCCGTGTCCACCGCACTGCTGCTGCTGTGCGTCGCGATGAACCTGGGCTTCCAGCACCGCTCGGACCGCACCGACTGGCGAAACCCGGTGGAGTCCTCCCGTCCGGTGGCCGTCGAGGCGGTCGGCACGACGTTCACCCGGGGAGTGCCCGTCACCGTCGTGGACGTCGCGCGGCTGCCCGGACGCACCGCTCCCGCCCCGCCCGGCCTCGACCGCTTCCCCGCCCCGGGCGAACTGTGGGTCTCCCCGGCGCTCGGCGCCCTGCTCGACCGGCTGCCCGCCGACCGCCACCCCGTCCCCGGCACACCCACCGGAACGCTGGGCCGCGCGGCGCTGGCGCACCCCGGCGAACTCGTCGCGGTGATCGGACACCGCTCCACCGACCAGGCGGTCACCGCCCCCCGCGCGCCCGATCCGCGCCGGGTCGGCGACATCGCCTCCCCCACCCGCGTCGCATCCTTCACCGGCGCGCCGCTCACGGACGGCATGGGCAGGATGTACGAGTTCCTGGCCCGGCTCGCCACCGTCCTCGTCATCGTTCCGCTGCTGGTGCTGGGGGCCTCCGCCGCCCGGCTGTCGGTCTCCCGCCGCGACCAGCGGCTCGCCGCACTACGCCTCATCGGTGCCACGCCGGGCCGTATCACCGGGCTGGCGGCCGCCGAGGCACTGCTGACCGGGACGGCCGGAGCGCTGCTCGGCGCCGTGGGGTACGCCGTGCTGCTGCCGGTGGCGGCGAGCCTGCCACTCGCGGGCGGCGCCTGGTACACGGCCGACCTGTGGATCGGCGCCCTGCCGCTGCTCGCGGTGACGGCCGGGGTGGTCGCGCTGGTCGTGGTCAGCGCGCTCGCAGGACTCCGTCAGGTGGTCGTCGGCCCGCTGGGCGTGGCACGCCGCTCGCGCAGCCGGGGAGCGAGCGCCGTACGAGCGGTCGTCTTCGTGGCCGTCGTCGCCGGATACGGCTGGATCACCAAGAAGTACGGCAGCGGCGACTCCATGGCGCTGTACGCGTTCGCCGCGATCTTCCTGGCTCTGGCCGTGATCGGGCCCTGGGTGGTCCGGCTGCTCGGCAGGATCGTCACCGCCCTGGCCAAGCGGCCGGCGACGCTGCTGGCCGGGCGCCGGCTGCTCGACGATCCGAAGGCCGCCTGGCAAATCGTCTCCGGGCTCACCCTGGCCGGTTTCGTCGCCGGGTTCTTCGCCCTGCTCACCCTGGACGCCGCTCCCCCGTGGGGAGGACGGCCCGACCAACTCGCCACCGCCGTCCCGGTCAACAAGGTGACGCAGGTGCGCACGCTGGCCGAACAGCGCCTGCACGCCGCCGGGGTGACCGCGGTGATCGGCGTGGACGACGGCCTCGTGGCCCAGGCCCCCTACGACAGCCGCCAGGTCACCGCCACCGTGTCCGGCGGCCCCGCCGAGCTGGACCGCGCCCGCACCGCGCTCACCGGCCTGACACCCGACCAGTACCCGCTCACCACCACCGACGTGAACTGGTCCGAGGCACGGTTCACCCGCGACTTCACCACCCTCACCCGGGTGGTGCTCGTGGTGACGTTCACGGTCGCCATCACCTCGGCCGGGATCACCGCCGCCTCCTCCGTCCTCGACCGCCGCCGCACCTACGGCCTGCTGCACCTGGCCGGGACCCCGTTGCGGGTCCTGGACGCCGCCCGGAACCGGGAGACACTGATCCCGGTCACGGTGCTGGCGGGCGGGGCCGTCGCGACGGGCCTGCTGTGCGGAGGATCGATAACGCTGGCCGGCGGCGACTCCTCGTTCGACGCACGCGGCCTGATCGTTCTCGCGGCATGCTGCGCCGCCGGGTTCGCCGGAATCCTGACGGCCGCCGGGCTGAGCCGCCCCCTGCTGCGCGCGGTCACCCGGCAGGCGGGGGCGCGGGGGGAGTAA
- a CDS encoding potassium transporter TrkG, whose amino-acid sequence MAGLATRLRSWSSLLTAHPARAVVLAFAVVVLLGAVLLSLPFAAERGSSPGFVTALFTATSAVCVTGLAVVDTGTYWSGFGEGVILALIQVGGFGIMTLASLLAVLIAGRLRLRMQLTAQAETKSLGIGEVRRVLLGVAGTTLIVELAVGAVLSLRFRYGYGEGIGSAVYLGYFHAVSAFNNAGFGLHADSLTRYAQDPWVTLPVAAAVILGGLGFPVLLELMRHRRRRRTTGHRTWSLHAKLTLITTAVLLVAGTLLTCLLEWTNPGTLGPHTPAGKILDGFFHSAMSRTAGFNAIDVGALHPSTLLMTCVLMFIGGGSAGTAGGIKVTTFAVLLAAILAEVRGEPTSTVLGRRLAPHVLRQALTVALLGVGLVMGSTLVLLTLTEEPMDAVLFETVSAFATVGLSTGITADLPTAGQLLLVVLMFVGRLGPITLVSALALRERTRRYDLPEERPVIG is encoded by the coding sequence ATGGCGGGCCTGGCGACGCGGTTGCGGTCATGGTCGTCGCTGCTCACCGCCCACCCCGCCCGCGCGGTTGTCCTGGCGTTCGCGGTGGTGGTCCTTCTTGGCGCTGTGCTGCTGTCCCTGCCCTTCGCCGCGGAGCGGGGTTCCTCGCCCGGTTTCGTGACCGCGCTGTTCACGGCCACCTCGGCGGTGTGCGTGACGGGTCTGGCCGTGGTGGACACCGGAACGTACTGGAGCGGCTTCGGTGAGGGCGTGATCCTCGCCCTGATCCAGGTCGGCGGTTTCGGCATCATGACCCTGGCTTCACTGCTGGCGGTGCTGATCGCGGGCCGGCTGCGGCTCCGGATGCAGCTGACCGCGCAGGCGGAGACGAAGAGCCTGGGCATCGGTGAGGTACGGCGCGTCCTGCTCGGCGTGGCCGGTACCACGCTGATCGTCGAACTCGCGGTGGGCGCGGTGCTGTCGCTGCGCTTCCGGTACGGCTATGGCGAAGGCATCGGCAGCGCCGTGTACCTCGGCTACTTCCACGCCGTGTCCGCGTTCAACAACGCCGGTTTCGGGCTGCACGCCGACAGCCTCACCCGCTACGCCCAGGACCCCTGGGTGACCCTGCCCGTCGCCGCCGCGGTGATCCTGGGAGGTCTCGGTTTCCCGGTGCTGCTGGAACTGATGCGCCACCGCCGCCGACGCCGTACGACGGGGCATCGCACCTGGAGCCTGCACGCCAAACTCACCCTGATCACCACCGCAGTCCTGCTGGTCGCCGGAACACTGCTGACCTGCCTGCTGGAGTGGACCAACCCCGGCACGCTCGGCCCGCACACCCCGGCGGGCAAGATCCTCGACGGCTTCTTCCACTCCGCCATGAGCCGCACGGCCGGCTTCAACGCGATCGACGTCGGCGCGCTGCACCCCTCGACGCTGCTGATGACGTGTGTGCTGATGTTCATCGGCGGAGGCAGCGCCGGAACCGCGGGCGGCATCAAGGTCACCACCTTCGCGGTGCTGCTCGCCGCGATCCTTGCCGAGGTGCGGGGCGAGCCCACCTCCACGGTGCTGGGCCGCCGTCTGGCACCGCACGTGCTGCGCCAGGCCCTGACGGTGGCGCTGCTCGGAGTGGGCCTCGTCATGGGCTCGACGCTCGTCCTGCTCACGCTGACCGAGGAGCCCATGGACGCGGTGCTGTTCGAGACCGTGTCCGCCTTCGCAACCGTCGGTCTGTCCACCGGTATCACCGCCGACCTGCCCACGGCCGGGCAGCTGCTGTTGGTCGTCCTGATGTTCGTCGGCCGCCTCGGCCCCATCACGCTCGTCTCGGCCCTCGCCCTGCGCGAGCGCACCCGCCGTTACGACCTGCCAGAGGAGCGACCCGTCATTGGTTAA
- a CDS encoding helix-turn-helix domain-containing protein: MLITTKDSLLVCVSPGAAPDVADFFAGAVRKAVDERCRIAVGRPRPGPSGIVRSCHEARSTLDLATQLGLTASCVHASDLLVFQVLGRDRAAITDLVATVLGGLEGARGGPRTLLETLTAFFASGCLNTTTARRLRVSVRTITCRLGRIRQLTGHDPTGPDQRHILQTAELGARLLDWQARPLQPSE; the protein is encoded by the coding sequence GTGCTGATCACCACCAAGGACAGCTTGCTCGTGTGTGTATCGCCCGGCGCGGCCCCGGATGTCGCGGACTTCTTCGCCGGCGCGGTGCGCAAGGCCGTCGACGAGCGGTGCAGGATCGCCGTCGGCCGCCCCCGGCCAGGCCCCAGCGGCATCGTCCGTTCCTGCCACGAGGCCCGCAGCACCCTCGACCTCGCCACCCAGCTCGGCCTGACCGCCTCGTGCGTGCACGCCTCGGACCTGCTGGTGTTCCAGGTCCTCGGCAGGGACCGCGCCGCCATCACCGACCTGGTGGCCACTGTCCTGGGCGGCCTCGAAGGCGCACGCGGCGGGCCCAGGACACTTCTGGAAACCCTGACCGCGTTCTTCGCCAGCGGCTGTCTGAACACCACCACGGCCCGCCGACTCCGGGTGAGCGTGCGCACCATCACCTGCCGGCTCGGGCGCATCCGGCAACTCACCGGCCACGACCCCACCGGTCCCGACCAGCGCCACATCCTGCAGACCGCCGAGCTCGGCGCCCGTCTCCTGGACTGGCAGGCCCGCCCGCTGCAGCCCTCCGAGTGA
- a CDS encoding potassium channel family protein — translation MDWLVTLIGAAMVLVILRDLFHTLWHPTRHGGLSRIVMTGLWRLLSPGRAVRGAAGLVGPLGMVGVVVMWACGVAVGWALVYWPHMPEAFAFSSSLEPAEHSGPVDALYISLVIVATLGLGDIAPAEGWLRVVAPLEALVGFALLTATVSWVLGIYPALARRRALALRICHLRRAGLTPQQLDSDAGAAVLDGLACDIARVCVDFTQYPESYYFHDGPGDTSLARTIGYAADLAEQARRAEHAGIRLAASVLGAALDDLAAVLDDRFLHTQGTAQQVLAAYAHDHGSR, via the coding sequence ATGGACTGGCTGGTCACGCTGATCGGTGCCGCCATGGTCTTGGTCATCCTGAGGGATCTGTTCCACACGCTGTGGCATCCGACGCGTCACGGGGGCCTGAGCCGGATCGTGATGACGGGGCTGTGGCGGCTGCTCTCCCCGGGCCGTGCGGTGCGCGGGGCGGCGGGGCTGGTCGGACCGCTCGGCATGGTCGGTGTGGTGGTGATGTGGGCGTGTGGAGTGGCCGTCGGCTGGGCCCTGGTGTACTGGCCCCACATGCCGGAGGCGTTCGCCTTCTCCAGCTCGCTGGAGCCGGCCGAGCACTCAGGGCCGGTGGACGCCCTCTACATCTCCCTGGTGATCGTCGCCACCCTCGGCCTGGGCGACATCGCCCCCGCGGAGGGCTGGCTGCGCGTCGTCGCACCTCTAGAAGCCCTGGTGGGCTTTGCGCTGCTGACGGCGACCGTCTCCTGGGTCCTCGGCATCTATCCCGCGCTGGCCCGGCGCCGGGCGCTGGCGCTGCGGATCTGCCACCTGCGCCGTGCCGGTCTGACGCCGCAGCAGCTGGATTCCGATGCCGGGGCCGCGGTGCTGGACGGACTCGCCTGTGACATCGCCCGGGTCTGCGTGGACTTCACCCAGTACCCCGAGTCCTATTACTTCCACGACGGTCCCGGCGATACCTCGCTGGCCCGGACGATCGGCTACGCCGCCGACCTGGCCGAGCAGGCGCGGCGGGCGGAACACGCGGGTATCCGCCTCGCGGCTTCGGTACTCGGCGCGGCACTCGACGACCTCGCCGCCGTACTCGACGACCGCTTCCTGCACACGCAAGGCACCGCGCAGCAGGTCCTGGCCGCCTACGCGCACGACCACGGCAGCCGCTGA
- a CDS encoding glycoside hydrolase family 15 protein, whose amino-acid sequence MNEWLPAPHEGYLPIEDHGLIGDGRGCALVGRDGAISFMCVPRFDAPPLFCSLLDRHRGGSFLLAPEGLRLSRQHYVEDTGVLVTELRTDTGVVEITDAFLLRPGARLEVDAPAGTGELVRHARVTHGSVDLAVAVQPRGGTHTERQTAGWQMTCPRQALKLHLTASRPLPGPRCTLSLSQGEDLWFRLRWSERRDTDPGRSISPCFNDTVRAWRRWSAFVVDDTPRADLVRRSAITLKLLDYVENGAIVAAPTSSLPERIGGDRNWDYRYAWIRDAAYTVFALRRIGLPDEAGGFLHWALTAAWRDGRLRVLYDVDGRPPPPEVIDEELEGYRGSAPVRWGNAAVEQLQHDVYGELLDCAFQWAATGRPLSTGLWHRLSGLAEQARTAWRTPDHGIWEVRTHGRPFTYSAAMCQVALDRAARLAARLNLPGNATTWAAEARHLTGRIIHDAWDEHTHSFTEHLGARGGLDASLLALPLRRVLPADHPRMVATTQAITERLGAGDGLLFRYLPQDSPDGLQEPEGAFLLCSFWLVDNLAGQGRVDEASELFERLCSYASPLGLFAEQIDPADRSFLGNFPQALSHVGLMSSAVVLARTQRGVRPELSTHAWFR is encoded by the coding sequence ATGAACGAGTGGCTGCCGGCGCCACATGAGGGATATCTGCCGATCGAGGACCACGGCCTGATCGGCGATGGCCGCGGTTGCGCCCTGGTGGGCCGCGACGGCGCCATCAGCTTCATGTGCGTCCCCCGGTTCGACGCCCCGCCCCTGTTCTGCTCACTGCTCGACCGCCACCGCGGCGGTTCCTTCCTACTGGCACCGGAGGGCCTGCGGCTGAGCCGCCAGCACTACGTCGAGGACACCGGCGTCCTCGTGACAGAACTGCGTACGGACACCGGAGTCGTCGAGATCACCGATGCGTTCCTGCTGCGACCAGGCGCGCGGTTGGAGGTGGACGCCCCAGCCGGTACGGGAGAACTGGTCCGGCACGCGCGCGTCACACACGGCTCCGTCGATCTGGCGGTGGCGGTACAGCCACGGGGTGGAACCCACACCGAGCGTCAGACGGCGGGCTGGCAAATGACGTGCCCCCGGCAAGCCCTGAAACTGCACCTCACCGCTTCCCGGCCACTGCCCGGCCCCCGGTGCACCCTGTCCCTGAGCCAGGGCGAGGACCTCTGGTTCCGTCTGCGCTGGAGTGAACGACGGGACACCGACCCGGGACGATCGATCTCCCCGTGCTTCAACGACACCGTACGGGCGTGGCGCCGCTGGTCGGCCTTCGTAGTGGACGACACTCCCCGCGCTGACCTGGTGCGCCGCTCGGCCATCACCCTGAAGCTTCTCGACTACGTCGAGAACGGCGCCATCGTCGCCGCCCCGACGTCCTCCCTGCCCGAACGCATCGGAGGTGACCGGAACTGGGACTACCGCTACGCCTGGATCCGGGACGCGGCGTACACCGTCTTCGCCCTGCGCCGCATCGGCCTTCCCGACGAAGCCGGAGGCTTCCTCCACTGGGCGCTGACCGCCGCCTGGCGGGACGGGCGACTGCGCGTGCTGTACGACGTGGACGGCCGGCCACCGCCGCCGGAAGTGATCGACGAGGAACTGGAGGGCTACCGCGGCTCCGCACCCGTACGGTGGGGAAACGCCGCCGTCGAACAGCTCCAGCACGACGTCTACGGTGAACTCCTCGACTGCGCCTTCCAATGGGCGGCCACGGGACGACCCTTGAGCACCGGTCTGTGGCACCGCCTGTCCGGCCTGGCCGAACAAGCCCGCACCGCATGGCGGACACCGGATCACGGCATCTGGGAAGTACGCACCCACGGACGCCCGTTCACGTACTCGGCAGCGATGTGCCAGGTGGCGCTCGACCGCGCCGCACGACTCGCCGCCCGCCTGAATCTCCCGGGCAACGCCACCACGTGGGCCGCGGAGGCCCGCCACCTCACCGGCCGGATCATCCACGACGCCTGGGACGAGCACACGCACTCCTTCACAGAACACCTCGGCGCACGAGGCGGCCTGGACGCCTCCCTGCTCGCCCTGCCCCTCAGACGCGTCCTTCCCGCCGACCACCCCCGCATGGTGGCCACCACCCAGGCGATCACCGAACGCCTCGGCGCGGGCGACGGCCTGCTGTTCCGCTACCTGCCGCAGGACTCGCCCGACGGCCTCCAGGAGCCGGAGGGCGCCTTCCTGCTGTGCAGTTTCTGGCTCGTGGACAACCTCGCGGGCCAAGGCCGCGTCGACGAAGCCTCGGAGCTGTTCGAGAGGCTGTGCTCCTACGCCAGCCCCCTCGGCCTGTTCGCCGAACAGATCGACCCCGCAGACCGCTCCTTCCTCGGCAACTTCCCTCAGGCACTCAGCCACGTCGGGCTGATGTCCAGCGCCGTCGTCCTCGCCCGCACACAGCGCGGCGTACGGCCGGAGCTCTCCACCCACGCGTGGTTTCGGTGA
- a CDS encoding alanine/glycine:cation symporter family protein, producing the protein MSLDSVTQSVDEAVSDFFEPIAKWLGEAVFYAVPVAGTDLPLIVAWLVVAGLVFTGWFGFVQVRKFRLAVDVVRGKYDEKGSAGEVNHFQALTAAVSGTVGLGNIAGVAVAVSIGGAGATFWMILCGLLGMASKFVEVTLGVKYREVHADGTVSGGPMHYLPKGLADRFGTNGRKLGKVLAVLASFMILFFGLFGGNLFQVNQSYAQLVSVTGGEDGLMGSSAGALFFGILVAALVGIVLLGGIRSIANVTSRLVPAMAGIYIAACLVVILVNVTAVPDAFVTIIEGAFNPEGVAGGVLGALIIGFKRAAFSNEAGLGSAPIAHSAVKTKHPASEGLVALLEPFIDTVVICTMTALTIVIANPASWAEARKDPDSIGGVTITSDAFETVLPWFPYILTVAVLLFAISTVLTWGYYGLKAWTHLFGRSRTSELTYKVVYTLFAITGSLLTLQTLIDMADAVLFMLAVINIIGLYLLAPVVKRELNSFLEFVRARDAGEAIEGEEDQESVKTTV; encoded by the coding sequence GTGTCACTCGACTCCGTCACTCAGTCCGTCGACGAAGCCGTCAGCGACTTCTTCGAGCCCATAGCCAAGTGGCTCGGGGAAGCCGTCTTCTACGCCGTTCCCGTCGCGGGGACGGACCTTCCCCTCATCGTGGCCTGGCTCGTCGTCGCCGGTCTGGTCTTCACCGGCTGGTTCGGGTTCGTTCAGGTCCGCAAGTTCAGACTCGCCGTCGACGTGGTGCGGGGGAAGTACGACGAGAAGGGGTCGGCCGGTGAGGTCAACCACTTCCAGGCACTGACCGCGGCCGTCTCCGGCACGGTCGGTCTCGGAAACATCGCCGGTGTGGCCGTAGCCGTCTCCATCGGTGGCGCCGGCGCCACCTTCTGGATGATCCTGTGCGGCCTGCTCGGCATGGCGTCCAAGTTCGTCGAGGTCACCCTCGGCGTGAAGTACCGCGAGGTGCATGCCGACGGCACCGTCTCCGGCGGGCCGATGCACTACCTGCCTAAGGGCCTCGCCGACCGATTCGGCACGAACGGCAGGAAGCTCGGCAAGGTCCTCGCTGTCCTCGCCTCGTTCATGATCCTGTTCTTCGGCCTCTTCGGCGGCAACCTCTTCCAGGTCAACCAGTCCTACGCGCAGTTGGTCTCCGTCACCGGCGGCGAGGACGGGCTGATGGGCTCCTCCGCCGGCGCGCTGTTCTTCGGCATCCTGGTCGCCGCGCTCGTCGGCATCGTGCTGCTCGGCGGTATCCGCTCCATCGCCAACGTCACCAGCAGGCTCGTGCCCGCCATGGCCGGCATCTACATCGCGGCCTGCCTGGTCGTCATCCTGGTCAATGTCACCGCCGTCCCGGACGCGTTCGTCACGATCATCGAGGGCGCCTTCAACCCGGAGGGTGTCGCCGGCGGTGTGCTCGGCGCGCTGATCATCGGCTTCAAGCGGGCCGCCTTCTCCAACGAGGCGGGTCTGGGCTCCGCGCCGATCGCCCACTCCGCGGTGAAGACCAAGCACCCGGCCAGCGAGGGCCTTGTCGCCCTGCTGGAGCCGTTCATCGACACCGTCGTCATCTGCACGATGACCGCGCTGACCATCGTCATCGCCAACCCGGCCAGCTGGGCCGAGGCCCGCAAGGACCCCGACTCCATCGGCGGCGTCACGATCACCTCCGACGCCTTCGAGACGGTCCTGCCCTGGTTCCCGTACATCCTCACCGTCGCGGTGCTGCTGTTCGCCATCTCCACCGTGCTGACCTGGGGCTACTACGGCCTCAAGGCGTGGACCCACCTCTTCGGCCGCAGCAGGACCAGCGAGCTGACCTACAAGGTCGTCTACACGCTGTTCGCGATCACCGGCTCGCTCCTGACGCTCCAGACCCTGATCGACATGGCCGACGCGGTGCTCTTCATGCTCGCCGTCATCAACATCATCGGCCTGTACCTCCTCGCACCGGTCGTCAAGCGCGAGCTCAACTCCTTCCTGGAGTTCGTCCGCGCCCGTGACGCCGGTGAGGCCATCGAGGGCGAGGAAGACCAGGAGTCGGTGAAGACCACCGTCTGA